In Flammeovirgaceae bacterium, the sequence CCATGGCGGTACGATTAAAGACCCGGAATTCGGCAATAAAAAACCCTGCAGCGACTTTGTTGCACCCGCTCAGAACCTGGGACCACACACTGCGCCACTGGGTTTAAAGTTTTATACAGGCAACATGTTCCCCGCGCAATACAAAAATCAACTCTTTATTGCCGAGCACGGTTCCTGGAACCGCTCGAAAAAAATCGGGTACCGGGTAAGCCTGGTAAAAGTTCAGAACAATACCAAGGCGGTGAGCTACGAAACCTTTGCCGATGGCTGGATGGACGATGCTACTCAAAAGGTATGGGGCCGGCCGGTTGATGTGTTGGTGCTTACTGACGGCTCCATGCTCGTTTCGGATGACTATGCCAACGTGATTTACAGGATTTCTTATAAGTAGATAGTTTCAAAATCAACACCCCCTCCTCTTTCCCCCCTTGAGGGGGGACTAAGGTGGGTGTAAATTATATCAGCATGCACCCCATTCTTATCGATTTCGGAAGTTTTAAAATCTACACCTACGGGTTTATGATTGCGGTGGGTGTGGTGTTTGGTGTTGCCTACCTGGTAATACAGGGAAAGAAAGAAGTTAAGCTAACGTTCGACCAGGCCAACAACCTGTTCCTGATAATTTTTGCGGCCGCGTTTATTGGCGGTAAAGTTTTTTTGTTTTTTGAAGATCCATCGCGCTATGCGCACAACCTGAAGCAGTTGTTTACAGGCAGCGGGTTTGTGTTTTACGGTTCTTTTCTGTTTGCCGTGCCGGCCATGCTGTGGTTTTTTAAGCGAAACAAATTGCCTGTTCACCAGATGCTCGACATTATGGCTGTTGTTACCTGCCTGGTGCACATGTTCGGCAGGGTGGGTTGCTTTATGGCCGGTTGCTGCTACGGCAAACCCACTACCGCTTTTTTTGGCGTTACATTCACCAATCTGGCCTGCCAGGCCCGGCCGCTGAATACACTGCTGTACCCCACTCAACTGATGGAGGCTGGTTTTATTTTCCTGGTTATGCTCGCGTTACTGTGGGTACGGGGGCAGAAACAATTTCACGGGCAATTGTTTCTGCTGTACCTGATGTTGTATGCCGCGGGCCGTTTTGTACTGGAGTATTTCCGTGGCGATGGCTCACGCGGTTTTGTTATAGAAAACTACCTGTCGAACTCCCAGCTGATAGCCCTGGCACTGTTTGGTGCGGCTGCATGGCTTTATGTGCGGTGGAGGAGATACCATCCTGCCCGATAAGGCGAGGCTTCTAAATCATGTAAGGTTTAGGCTGGAATTGTCAAAAAACTCTTCTCTCTCTGCTCTCTCTCTCTTAGTAAATTCTGTTTTTATTGAACTATTGAGATCATGATGACTAACTTTCGTTGTTTTACTATGTAATATCCCAAATGAAAATGAACAGGCTGATTGCGGGGTGTCCGTTAAATTTGGTTTAAATCAAACACATCTTAAATAATTATGAGATACCTTACTATAACTATTCTGACCTTCATCTGTATTCAATCCTTTGGGCAATTTAATAAGGGTGACAAGGCGTTAGGCGGTACGTTAACCTCTTATTTTCAAAGTTCACCGGAAGATCAGGGGGGTATTGTTGCAGATAATTCATTTGGGCTTACTCCAAGTTTTGGAGTATTGGTTTCTGAAAATCTGGAAGTAGGCGGACAAATCGGATGGTCTTCTAATTATTTAAAGTCTATTTCCGGGTCAATAGTTAATGAAAGCCGGTCTAATTACTTCTCGATTGGGATTTACACGCAAAAGTATTTCAAGCTTTCTGAAAGGTTTTTGTTCTCAGTCGGTGGAAATGTTGGATTGGATTTAGGAAAAATGAAACTTAAAGTCACGGATGCTGGTGACCCAATTTCGGAAAGTGAAATGAAGCAAACTGCTATTAGTATTGGTGTTGGCCCGGGTTTCTTGTTTCTTCCTTCTGAAAATTGGGCAATACGTGCCGGTTTTGGTAATATCGGTTACCGTTTTTCAAAACAGGAAGAAGCCAAACGGAACAGATTTACGGTCAGCTACGGCACGATTGGTCTGGGGCTAGTCTATTATTTCCGGCAGGGGAAGTAAGGCACACTAAAAATCATCCGCTATATCGTCAATCTTTTTCTTCTTATCGTCCTTCATCATCTTATGGACTACGTACGAAGTGTACAGCAGTTCCAGTTCGGTTTTTGAAGCCGGCCTAAACGTCAGGCTCAGGTTTTTGCCGGTCCATTTGTAGGTGTCGTTGCGCACATCGTACACGGGTTTGCCCAAGGCAGTTTCCATGCCCTTCATCAGGCGGGTGTCCTTTTCGGTTATCACCAGGATTTCGTAGATGTGGTTTTTGTATGTCTTTACTTCCAGTCGGTTTACTTTTACCTCGCCAATGGTCAGGTAGGAGGGATCGGTTACCTCGTACAGCTTGGCCGGGTGGTTGCCTTTTTCGGTAATGTCCTTCTTGAATTTTGCGCCCCTCACTGAATCAATCGGGTAGGTCATTTTAATATCCTTAAACCCGTTGCGCCTGTCCAGTTCGGTCAGATCGTTTTGGGAATAAGCCGTTGTAACGGCAAGCAGTAAAACGCACGGGGCAGAAAATAAAGTGGCTTTCATAGTTTCGGTTCAATGAATTGAATCGGTATAACAACTTTCACATCATCCCACAGCAGCAAAAGGTCGGCCACGTTATTGCGCTGGTCGAACTGCATGGTAAAGGCTTCCCATGTAACATCAGTTTGCTGAGTTGGCACCTGAAATCGAAAAGCATCCGCTTTCGGGTTGTAATTATAAGCGCCCCAAAGCCCAACATCTTTATTGAAAATGATAGTCCACTTGTCCTTCTCAGGGATGGTAAATAACGTGTAGTTGCCTGCCGGAAGGAGTGTGCCGTTTACGATGATGTCGCGGGTGGTAGTTATTTCAGTAGCTTCGTTGGCCCCGGTGCGCCACACTTCGCCATAAGGCACCAAGTGGCCGAATATTTCGCGGCCGCGCTTGTGGGGCTGCGAGTAGGTAATGCGCACGTAGGTGTCTTTATAGCGCATGGTGATGAGCGCCAGCGGACTGATTCGGGGTTTAACGGCATCCTGCGAATAAAGGGAACCTGAAGTGAGGGTGAGCAGTAAAAAAAATAGGCGTTTTGCCTGTGTCATGTTCGTCATTATCTTGGGCGAAGATAAACGGTTCGGATGGATTATCGGTAATGAAACAAATTCGCCCTGCCTTTGATGATATTTTTATGGAGCTGGCCGTTAACCTGGCCAAGCGGTCGCACTGCATTAAACGGCACGTGGGGGCGGTGCTTACCAAGGACACCCGTATTATTTCCATCGGCTATAACGGGCCGCCTTCAGGTACGCATAACTGCGATGAAGAGTGGCCGGAGGTGGGCTGTCCCCGCGATTCGAAGGGCGGATGTTCGCTGGCCATTCATGCCGAACAGAATGCGATACTCTACGCGGTTAAGAACAAAACATCGGTAGAAGGTTCAACCCTGTATGTAACGCTTTCGCCCTGCCTGGCCTGCGCCAGGATTATTTATTCCATGGGCATTACACGGGTTATTTACCTTAAATCGTATGCCGAGCACAAAGGCCTGCCTGAAGATGAAGGTGTTGAATTTTTAAAACGCTTTGGCGTACGCACCGAAAAATATGCAGGCGAACTGGCCAATGTTACCCATATGATTTGAGTAACAACAGGCAAACCTGAAGGCTTATTTGCTTTTAAGCGCTTTTTCCAGGTCGGCAATCAGTTTGGAGGAAACAGACTTTTTGTTTTTCTCGGCCGCGGCTTTGAGAACAGGCAGTGCTTTGTGGCCCATCTCGTAAAGTCCTACCGGGTTTTTGTCGTACCGGTAGCTGCCAAGGCACCATTGAATGTCGGCCTGCAGGCCGGCTTCAATATTCAGTGTCTGCAGTTTGCTCAGCACCTGTTCACTTACTTTTTCTATAGCGAGCTGCTTAGCGGCTTTTGGTTGAGCCGGCTTAGTGCTTTTACTGGTATCAGATTTTTTGGAAACAGTCTTAGCCATAAAGATTGGGAATTCAGTTAGTTGATGTTGCAAAATTAGATGGCTTACCGGTGTTAAGACAAGCCGGGGAGCGTATTAATTTATGCAACCGAATGAATTAAGGGTGTTTGACGGAACGAACTGAACTAAAAAACGAAAGGGAAGCGATTCTGAACCGCTTCCCTTCGCAAAGTCGTTAGGTTGTTACCTAATTACTTCTTCTTCTTGGCAGCTTTCTTTGCCTTTTTCGCTTTCTTTGCCATAGCGTTTTTGTTTTTTTAGGTTAAAAAGATGTGAAAAGTTATAACAAAAAATTAATTCGCAAAAATTTTTAAAGAAAAATTTTCAGTTGATAAAAATTTTGCAGGTAAAAGTTATCCACATTCGCATCGATAACTTCAATCAAATGATGTTCACCTCTGCCTGAAGTTCGATTCCAAATTTTGCTTTTACGGATGATTGAATTTCACTGGCAAGCTGTAGAACTTCTGCTCCTTTTGCACCGCCAAAGTTTACCAGTACCAGCGCTTGTTGTGCATGAACACCAACGTTTCCCTGTCGTTTACCTTTCCATCCGCATTGTTCAATGAGCCAGGCTGCAGGTATTTTAACTCTCTGATTTTCAGTTTTATACCCCGGTACGTTTGGATAACTTTTTTTAAGTTCAACGTAGGTTGATTCGTGCACTTCAGGATTCTTGAAAAAGCTTCCGGCATTACCGAGTTGCTTCGGATCAGGAAGTTTGGATGAACGTATACTTATCACAGCATCACTTACCGAACGAATGGTTGGGTGTGTAATCTGAAGTTGTTTAAGTGTGTCTTGTAGGGCACCGTAGTCGGTGCGCAGCACATGGTTTTTCTTTGTCAACCTTAAAGTAATGCTTGAAATAAAAAATTTTCCTTTCAGCTCCTGTTTAAAGATACTATCGCGATAACCGAACCGGCATTCCTGCTTGGTGAAGGAACGGTGTTGGCCTGTTTCAACCTCAATCCCATCTACCCGATCCAGTACATCTTTCAGTTCAACACCATATGCACCGATATTCTGGATGGGCGCTGCACCTACTGTACCCGGTATCAGCGACAGGTTTTCAATACCGCCAAAGTTGTTATCCACACAAAACATTACCAGGTTATGCCAGTTTTCGCCTGCTGCCGCAGTAATCAACACATGGTTTTCGGTTTCATGCTCTGTGCGTATGCCTTGCAGGGCAACATGAATTACCAGTCCGCTAAATGGTTTTGTAAATAATAGGTTGCTTCCACCGCCAAGCAGTAACACAGGGTTATTCTGGTAAACCGGTTGAATCAGCAGTTGCCTGAGGTCATCTTCAGCAGTCAGGATAACAAAATACCGGGCCGGTTCGCTAATGCCAAATGTGTTGTATGGCTGTAAATCAACTTCTTCCCGGATTTGGATCATGCAGCAGGGTTCTCTGCAAAAATGTAAAATATTTTGCTTAACCTGTTATAACCGGATGTCGCTTTGCGGAATCTTAACCAGGCAAAAGCGGCCGAATCTTCCGCCAACGAAGGTGGTGGCACAGATAATCAGATCGCCTTCGGTGGTCTGTTTAATGGCGGCTACTTCCAGCGGGTTGGAATACCCGACATACCGGCTCCCCAGGAAAGTTCCGCTCATCTCATCATAAAAATAAAGACCCACCTGGTTTGATTTGGTATTGGCCGCAAAAACCAGAACATTTTGACTGTTATGGGTGGCCCGGATAACCTTTACTGTGGCATTCGGGGTAAGTTCAGGCAATGTAAATCCGCCCAGATCGGTGCTTGACGATGTACCGGATGTGTTCAGACTAACTTTGGGCAGCAGAAAATTGTCGCCAAAATTAAAACGCGCGGCCGCAAACGTATTGCCCGAAACGGGTACGGCTGCGCTAAAGCCTCCGTCATCCTGCTGGCCCTGCACAACACCGTTGGGTACATCCTGGCTGATGTTGGTGAATACCAGCGAAAAGGTGTAGTTGTAAAAGCCGTTGAAGAAATACAAACTACCCGCTTTGCCGGTTTGAAACGGAAATTGGCGGCCCGTACGCAAATAATGGTTGATGATGGGCTCTTCAACCCCTTCGCCTGCGCCTATTGTATAGCCTTTGGATGAGCTTACCGTGCCGGTTGAGGTGATGATGGAAATGACACTCTCCAGGTTAACCGGGTTATAACTCAGGGCAATAATGTTGGTACCATCCAGCGAAGCGGCTGCCGGGTAGGTGAGTATTGTACTAACCGGAGTGGCAGTAAAATTTTCACCGTTGCCATCTACCCGGGCTACATGGGTTTGAAGCGTAAGCGGATCCATGCACAGGAAGTAGTAATCCGCTCCGATTTTCATCAGGTCGCCTACCGGGTTTACAAAGCTTTCGTCAATTTCCTCATCACCAACAAAGTTTCCGAACTTATCGGCTTTAAGCAGGTAAATGCCGGTAAAGGTTGTGGTTGCAAGCCTTCGCCCGCCAAGTATAAGGTAACCACCATCGGAGGTTTGCTGTATATCAATCGGAAAGTACGAGGCGCTGAACTGGTAGTTATCGTAAATTTTGGTAAAGGCTTTTTCATCAAACGATGGGTTGGTTTCTTCCAGGCAAGCCTGCAGCAGCATCATCGAAATAAAAAGGAATGTCTTTATCCGTATCATGTAAATCATCTCAGGTTAATGGAACTGTAGCCTTTAGTAAGAAACCGCAACGGAAACAAGGTGCCGAGGGTAACAATAAATGAATTGATTTTAATGTCATCCATCGCATCGCCAACACCGGCAAGCTGGGCGTTGCCGTACCGGTTCTCGGTTGAATTGGCCAGGCTCATCCCTTTGCGGTATTGCAGGTCGAGGTTAACCCGGATGTTGCCAACATGGTAGTTAACGCCTGCGCCACCAACCAGCGCCCATTGGTAATCGGCAAAAAGTTGGTTTGCGCCAACAATAATGGGTTCGTTTGTAAATTCGTTTTGCCCGCCCGAGGCATAATCAATGCCCGAAATAGTAACCGATTTGGTGGCATCAATCAGCACGGTGTAAACAGCGCCTACTTGCACATAGGGCCGCAGGCGTGTGCTTGTAATATCATACCGGAACAGCAGCGGGAAGTCGGCATAGTCGATTTGCTGTTTCTGATCATAGGTGAGTTCAAGCCGGTTTTCCGGAACTCCTGCATCTTCCCACAGGTACTGGGTACTGTACGAAAAAATAGCGTTGCGGTAAGCCGGCTGAAAACTTACTGAGAAACCCTTGTAGTAAAAACTTACTTCAAGACCGGCCGCAACGCCCGGATGGCCGAAATTATCGTATACTTTGGCCGAAGGGGTGTAGTTTACCGGGCTTAAGGCCGAGTAGGCTGTTACAACATCAGCACCGGAAAAATTAATACCGGCTTTAAAACCAAGCCACCATTGCTTTTCGAGAAATTTAGCATCTTGCGAGTTGCCGGCATTGTATGAGCCGGGGGCCTTTCTGCGTTGCTGGGCATGCAATAAGTGTGTTGCAATTAGCAGACAGGGTATAAGCAGATAGAGTTTATTCATGTGCTAACGAATTATAACCAGTTTTTTTGAGGCTTCGAAGGAGGCTGTCTTCATCCTGAAAATATACATTCCGGGCGAAAGGTACGATACATCGTGGGGAACACGGTGTTCGCCCGGCTCGTACACCTGGTTGGTTATCTGGTTAATGCGATTGCCGCGCTGGTCAAACAAATCAATAGCTACAGTACCTGTTGCATTAATTTTGAATGAAAATGTAGTTGAAGTGCGGGCCGGATTGGGGTAACATTCGTTTAAGGCAAAGCGTGTGGCAATAAAGTTCTCTGTTCCGGTAACTACATCAAGTGCCAGTACAAGCGGTTGGAAAAACGTGCCGGGTTCATCGGGGTTTTCGCCATCAATAAAGTTACCGAAAAAGATGTCGTTGGTGATTTTGGTTTTATCCACCAGCATCCAGTCTTTAAGCAGGTTGGCATATACCTGCCGGTAGTCGTATTGCATTTCTACATTGTCTTTGGTCATGTCGGGAACTACTCCGTTTACTCCGGGCTTTACATGCTTGCCAAAAATCAGGATAGGCCCCCCGGTTCCGTGATCGGTACCGTAACTTCCGTTGGAGTGCACGCGCCTGCCGAACTCAGAGGTGGTAACGGTAAGCACACGCTCTTCCAGGCCACGGGCTTTCAGGTCGTCCTGGAAGGCTTTCATTGCTGTGGCGATATGATACATCAATGCAGCATGTGCGCCCATGGTGGGGTCGTAACTTTCCACTTGCTCTGCATGGGTATCAAACCCGCCTATCTTCACCATAAACACCTTGGTTTTACAGCCTCCGGCCAGCAGGCGGGCCACCAGTTTTAGTTGTGCGCTGAGCGGGTTGCGCTTGCTGCCACGCGGTGCATTGAAGGGATAGATTTCCGGATAGGTAACCGTTGTGCTTCCTCCGGCCAGGTACACCTGGTACAGGCGCTGGGCGTAGTCATCGGTTTTTTTCTCCAGACCGAGTATCCAGTTCATCTCGTGCCAATAAGGCGAGTTCTGGACGGAAAGCGGTGGTCTGCCTCGCGGATCAATATCAATGTCCTGAAAACCCTCCAAATCTTCTACCAGTTGGGCAAAGCCTGCCGGATCGCTTAAGGATATGGAGGTTGGAATGTTTCCCTGCTGATGAAAGATAAGCGACACATCGTTACCCATTTCAATGCCCAGCGGGTCGGGCATATCGGGGTTTGGAAAATCTTCGGGGTAGCTTCCTAAGTCGGCATACTCCTGCTGCAGGTAGCGGCCCACCCATCCGGATGGATAGTAGTCATCAAACCCACCCCCCATAAACCAGATATCCCGACCGCGGAAGTGCGAACCATTATTGTTCTTGTATGAAACCCCCTGCACAAAGGCCATTCGACCGTTGTCGTACATGCCTTTAATTGCTTGCATGTCAGGATGCAGACCGACCTGCTGATTAGCAGGCAGTGTGCTGTCGAGCAGGATGGCTTTGCGCAAACTGTTTTGTTTGGGTATGGCAATGTTGGCCCTGCGGCTGTAGTACAAGTCGTATTGGTCAATAGGTATTAAGGTATTCAGGCCGTCATTCCCTCCGTGCAGTTGCAAAATAATCAGCACCCGGTCGTTATCGCTTTGCTGGGCCAGCATCGAAAGCGGATTCCAGGCCATGGCTTTCATGGGTATGCCGCTGATGGTGAAGGGCAGGC encodes:
- a CDS encoding prolipoprotein diacylglyceryl transferase, with product MHPILIDFGSFKIYTYGFMIAVGVVFGVAYLVIQGKKEVKLTFDQANNLFLIIFAAAFIGGKVFLFFEDPSRYAHNLKQLFTGSGFVFYGSFLFAVPAMLWFFKRNKLPVHQMLDIMAVVTCLVHMFGRVGCFMAGCCYGKPTTAFFGVTFTNLACQARPLNTLLYPTQLMEAGFIFLVMLALLWVRGQKQFHGQLFLLYLMLYAAGRFVLEYFRGDGSRGFVIENYLSNSQLIALALFGAAAWLYVRWRRYHPAR
- a CDS encoding outer membrane beta-barrel protein; this translates as MRYLTITILTFICIQSFGQFNKGDKALGGTLTSYFQSSPEDQGGIVADNSFGLTPSFGVLVSENLEVGGQIGWSSNYLKSISGSIVNESRSNYFSIGIYTQKYFKLSERFLFSVGGNVGLDLGKMKLKVTDAGDPISESEMKQTAISIGVGPGFLFLPSENWAIRAGFGNIGYRFSKQEEAKRNRFTVSYGTIGLGLVYYFRQGK
- a CDS encoding DUF2911 domain-containing protein yields the protein MTNMTQAKRLFFLLLTLTSGSLYSQDAVKPRISPLALITMRYKDTYVRITYSQPHKRGREIFGHLVPYGEVWRTGANEATEITTTRDIIVNGTLLPAGNYTLFTIPEKDKWTIIFNKDVGLWGAYNYNPKADAFRFQVPTQQTDVTWEAFTMQFDQRNNVADLLLLWDDVKVVIPIQFIEPKL
- a CDS encoding dCMP deaminase family protein, with product MKQIRPAFDDIFMELAVNLAKRSHCIKRHVGAVLTKDTRIISIGYNGPPSGTHNCDEEWPEVGCPRDSKGGCSLAIHAEQNAILYAVKNKTSVEGSTLYVTLSPCLACARIIYSMGITRVIYLKSYAEHKGLPEDEGVEFLKRFGVRTEKYAGELANVTHMI
- the murB gene encoding UDP-N-acetylmuramate dehydrogenase; its protein translation is MIQIREEVDLQPYNTFGISEPARYFVILTAEDDLRQLLIQPVYQNNPVLLLGGGSNLLFTKPFSGLVIHVALQGIRTEHETENHVLITAAAGENWHNLVMFCVDNNFGGIENLSLIPGTVGAAPIQNIGAYGVELKDVLDRVDGIEVETGQHRSFTKQECRFGYRDSIFKQELKGKFFISSITLRLTKKNHVLRTDYGALQDTLKQLQITHPTIRSVSDAVISIRSSKLPDPKQLGNAGSFFKNPEVHESTYVELKKSYPNVPGYKTENQRVKIPAAWLIEQCGWKGKRQGNVGVHAQQALVLVNFGGAKGAEVLQLASEIQSSVKAKFGIELQAEVNII
- a CDS encoding outer membrane beta-barrel protein, with translation MNKLYLLIPCLLIATHLLHAQQRRKAPGSYNAGNSQDAKFLEKQWWLGFKAGINFSGADVVTAYSALSPVNYTPSAKVYDNFGHPGVAAGLEVSFYYKGFSVSFQPAYRNAIFSYSTQYLWEDAGVPENRLELTYDQKQQIDYADFPLLFRYDITSTRLRPYVQVGAVYTVLIDATKSVTISGIDYASGGQNEFTNEPIIVGANQLFADYQWALVGGAGVNYHVGNIRVNLDLQYRKGMSLANSTENRYGNAQLAGVGDAMDDIKINSFIVTLGTLFPLRFLTKGYSSINLR
- a CDS encoding DUF1501 domain-containing protein; this encodes MRRRDFLKKIPVAAGLPFTISGIPMKAMAWNPLSMLAQQSDNDRVLIILQLHGGNDGLNTLIPIDQYDLYYSRRANIAIPKQNSLRKAILLDSTLPANQQVGLHPDMQAIKGMYDNGRMAFVQGVSYKNNNGSHFRGRDIWFMGGGFDDYYPSGWVGRYLQQEYADLGSYPEDFPNPDMPDPLGIEMGNDVSLIFHQQGNIPTSISLSDPAGFAQLVEDLEGFQDIDIDPRGRPPLSVQNSPYWHEMNWILGLEKKTDDYAQRLYQVYLAGGSTTVTYPEIYPFNAPRGSKRNPLSAQLKLVARLLAGGCKTKVFMVKIGGFDTHAEQVESYDPTMGAHAALMYHIATAMKAFQDDLKARGLEERVLTVTTSEFGRRVHSNGSYGTDHGTGGPILIFGKHVKPGVNGVVPDMTKDNVEMQYDYRQVYANLLKDWMLVDKTKITNDIFFGNFIDGENPDEPGTFFQPLVLALDVVTGTENFIATRFALNECYPNPARTSTTFSFKINATGTVAIDLFDQRGNRINQITNQVYEPGEHRVPHDVSYLSPGMYIFRMKTASFEASKKLVIIR